In Triticum aestivum cultivar Chinese Spring chromosome 5B, IWGSC CS RefSeq v2.1, whole genome shotgun sequence, the following proteins share a genomic window:
- the LOC123115461 gene encoding protein P21, with the protein MASSLFILALLLTVAATNAATITVVNKCSYTVWPAAIPVGGGTKLEPGQLSTIHPPAGTKSGRIWARTGCKFDASGKGSCTTGDCGGVLACRAGGKPPASLAEYTLGTGSNADFYDISLVDGFNVPMSFGPVGGSCRAVSCAADINAKCPSELKVDGGCMSACGKFGTAQYCCPPPSTPSTCGPTNYSRFFKGLCPDAYSYAYDDKTSTFTCASGTNYQLTFCP; encoded by the coding sequence ATGGCGTCTTCACTCTTCATCCTTGCCCTCCTCCTCACCGTCGCTGCAACCAACGCGGCCACCATCACGGTGGTGAACAAGTGCTCCTACACGGTGTGGCCAGCCGCCATCCCGGTGGGAGGCGGGACCAAGCTCGAACCGGGCCAGTTGTCCACAATCCATCCACCCGCCGGAACAAAATCTGGAAGGATCTGGGCGCGTACGGGCTGCAAATTCGACGCCAGCGGCAAGGGGTCCTGTACCACGGGAGACTGCGGCGGCGTGCTGGCCTGTCGTGCCGGCGGGAAGCCACCCGCCTCGCTCGCCGAGTACACTCTGGGGACAGGCAGCAATGCTGACTTCTACGACATCTCCCTCGTTGACGGATTCAACGTGCCGATGAGCttcgggcccgtcggcggcagctGCCGCGCGGTCAGCTGCGCCGCGGACATCAACGCAAAGTGCCCGTCGGAGCTGAAGGTGGACGGGGGCTGCATGAGTGCCTGCGGCAAGTTCGGCACCGCACAGTACTGCTGCCCACCGCCGAGTACACCGTCGACTTGCGGGCCGACAAACTACTCGCGTTTCTTCAAGGGGCTCTGCCCAGACGCCTACAGCTATGCCTACGACGACAAGACCAGCACCTTCACCTGCGCTAGCGGAACAAACTACCAACTGACCTTCTGCCCGTAG
- the LOC123115460 gene encoding protein P21-like, translated as MATMASSLSFILALLLAIAATDGITVHLLNKCPYTVWPGAYPVGGGSRLDPGQAGAIQVPPGTAGGRIWGRTGCNFDASGRGSCTTGDCGGMLACAAGGKPPATLAEYTLGKGGSPDFYDVSLVDGFNMPMSFGPTGGSCHAINCAADINAKCPSELKVDGGCVSACVKFGTPQYCCKPPLRPSTCGPTDYSRFFKGHCPDAYSYAYDDKSSTFTCPVGSDYQLTFCP; from the coding sequence ATGGCGACCATGGCATCTTCACTTAGCTTCATCCTTGCTCTTCTCCTCGCAATTGCTGCCACCGACGGTATCACTGTCCACCTACTCAACAAGTGCCCCTACACGGTGTGGCCAGGCGCCTACCCGGTCGGCGGTGGTAGCAGGCTCGACCCAGGTCAAGCGGGGGCCATTCAAGTTCCCCCGGGCACGGCTGGTGGAAGGATTTGGGGGCGCACCGGCTGCAACTTCGATGCCAGCGGCCGCGGGTCGTGCACCACGGGCGACTGTGGCGGCATGCTGGCCTGCGCCGCCGGCGGGAAGCCACCTGCCACGCTCGCCGAGTACACGCTGGGTAAGGGCGGCAGCCCCGACTTCTACGACGTCTCCCTCGTCGACGGATTCAACATGCCGATGAGCTTTGGGCCTACCGGCGGCAGCTGCCACGCAATCAACTGTGCCGCGGACATCAACGCAAAGTGCCCGTCGGAGCTGAAGGTGGACGGAGGCTGCGTGAGTGCCTGCGTCAAGTTCGGCACCCCCCAGTACTGCTGCAAGCCGCCGCTCAGGCCGTCGACCTGTGGGCCGACGGACTACTCGCGCTTCTTCAAGGGGCACTGCCCGGACGCCTACAGCTACGCCTACGACGACAAGAGCAGCACCTTCACCTGCCCCGTCGGATCAGACTACCAACTCACCTTCTGCCCATAG